The Bacteroidia bacterium sequence ATAATAATCTACTGCCAATTGTAATCTTGATTTGAACATTGTCAAGTCAAAACCAATGTTGGTTTGAGCAGTAGTTTCCCACTTAAGGTCAGGATTTCCATAAGATGTTTGAACTGCTGCTGGACCAGATAATGGATTGGTAGGAGTTCTTCTATAATATGTAATTAGACCAAATTTAGCAAACGGATCAATACCTTCTTGATTTCCATTCAATCCCCAACCGACTCTTAATTTTAAATCATCTAAATATTTGATATTTTTCATGAACTTTTCTTCAGAAATTCTCCAGCCAGCCGAAACTGCTGGCATAGTTCCCCAAGGATTTGCAAGTTTGGATGATCCATCTCTTCTAAAGCTTGCTGTAAGCAAATAAGTACTTTTATAGTCATAAGTAAGTCTTCCAAAAAATGAAACAATATTCCAAGGATAAAAATAAGTATTACCACTTATTATATTGGCTGCATTCAAAGTTCTTACTTTAGTATCATTTGGGAAATCTGTTCCATATAAATCTGCAATACTTTTCTTTTCTGATTGAAGACTAGATCCCACTAAAAAAGAATAATTATGATTACCTCTAGATGCTTTATATAATAAGGTGTTTTCCCAAAGCCATAAATTTTTATTAGTCCTATTTGCCTGACCAATTCCATTTTGGCTTCTGCCATATGTTGTTTTAAATGGATCTAAATAGTAATTCCATTCATGATTATTAAGATCCAAAGCGATATTCGATTTTGCTACTAAACCCTCAATAATTGTGGCTTCTGCACTAAAATTACCAAATAATCTAGTATCTGTCACTAATTGGTCCGGACCTTGCATATAAGCAACTGGGTTTTCCCAAGATGGTTGGAACGGATTTGGGTCGAACCAACCGCTACCATCTGATTTGTATATTTTAAGAAAAGGGGGAGTATTCAAAGCACTCATGATTACACCACCTCTTCCAGAACTTGCATT is a genomic window containing:
- a CDS encoding SusC/RagA family TonB-linked outer membrane protein, coding for NASSGRGGVIMSALNTPPFLKIYKSDGSGWFDPNPFQPSWENPVAYMQGPDQLVTDTRLFGNFSAEATIIEGLVAKSNIALDLNNHEWNYYLDPFKTTYGRSQNGIGQANRTNKNLWLWENTLLYKASRGNHNYSFLVGSSLQSEKKSIADLYGTDFPNDTKVRTLNAANIISGNTYFYPWNIVSFFGRLTYDYKSTYLLTASFRRDGSSKLANPWGTMPAVSAGWRISEEKFMKNIKYLDDLKLRVGWGLNGNQEGIDPFAKFGLITYYRRTPTNPLSGPAAVQTSYGNPDLKWETTAQTNIGFDLTMFKSRLQLAVDYYNKNTSDVLLDVQLPSTLPINHIQTNAGTINNRGIDINLSTANLVGNFKWNSDFNISFNKNEVKTLNYTHIYYFGGIYSNNQDVAIVKEGYPLGSFFGYVSEGVDPETGNMKYKDINNNGIFDPGDRTIIGNGQPLFTFGFTNNFTYKRFRLDLFFQGSYGNDIYNATRIDLEGMFDSKNQSTAVLRRWTTTNRNTDIPKVITNGNLYNVYNSSRFIEDGSYIRLKSVTLSYDFNMEKIKAIKKLSVYATAQNILTFTKYSGFDPEVNAFGNSATALGVDYGTYPQSVSVILGANVEF